From Deltaproteobacteria bacterium, the proteins below share one genomic window:
- a CDS encoding alpha/beta hydrolase, whose product MPLHPQVKTVLDLMTKAGPPMHHLTPEKAREQILAMRANKGDVEPVGKVEDRTIKGPAGDIPIRIYTPNGRGPFPLLVYFHGGGWVVGSIETVDASCRSLTNQAGCITVSVDYRLAPEHKFPAAPEDCYAATTWTALNASSIHGDPSRLAIGGESAGANLAAAVALMAQERGAPSIALQLLLYPVTDYACNTPSCRENGEGYFLTTEMMRWFWNHYLRNSADGENPLASPLRAKRLQSLAPAAIFTAEFDPLRDEGADYARKLRDAGIPVEYKCQEGLIHGYMGMAKVVEPAEKAVQDAASSLRNALAK is encoded by the coding sequence ATGCCATTACATCCACAAGTCAAAACTGTTCTTGATCTCATGACTAAGGCCGGACCGCCGATGCATCACCTTACGCCGGAAAAGGCACGTGAACAGATTCTCGCCATGCGTGCGAACAAAGGTGATGTTGAACCAGTCGGTAAAGTCGAAGACCGTACGATCAAAGGGCCAGCTGGTGATATTCCCATTCGTATTTACACGCCAAATGGACGCGGTCCGTTTCCGCTGCTCGTCTATTTTCACGGTGGCGGGTGGGTCGTAGGGAGCATTGAGACTGTCGATGCCTCATGCCGTTCGCTGACGAACCAAGCCGGTTGTATCACGGTTTCAGTTGATTACCGCCTCGCCCCTGAACACAAGTTCCCCGCTGCCCCGGAAGATTGCTACGCGGCAACAACCTGGACGGCGCTCAATGCCTCATCAATCCACGGCGACCCATCTCGACTCGCCATTGGTGGCGAAAGCGCAGGGGCAAATCTTGCTGCAGCCGTTGCCTTGATGGCGCAAGAGCGCGGTGCACCATCAATTGCATTGCAACTGCTGCTGTATCCGGTCACTGATTACGCTTGCAATACGCCGTCGTGCCGAGAGAATGGGGAAGGCTATTTTCTTACCACCGAGATGATGCGCTGGTTCTGGAATCACTACTTGCGTAATAGTGCAGATGGCGAGAACCCGCTTGCTTCTCCATTGCGAGCAAAACGCTTGCAAAGCTTGGCACCCGCAGCCATCTTTACGGCTGAGTTCGATCCGCTGCGTGACGAAGGCGCAGATTACGCGAGGAAACTCCGTGATGCAGGTATTCCCGTTGAATACAAATGTCAGGAAGGACTTATTCACGGCTATATGGGCATGGCCAAGGTGGTAGAGCCCGCAGAAAAAGCCGTGCAAGATGCCGCAAGCTCATTGAGGAACGCGCTTGCGAAGTAA
- a CDS encoding alpha/beta fold hydrolase has product MPTEPQEQFIDVAGTKIQLRKAGQGQPLVILHGVEGSLDWRAYHRQLAEHFTVYAPSLPGFDQSRRPEWLESFSDLTRFTLWFLQELDLPKVSLLGHSIGGWLAAEMAVSCPQIVDRLVLAAAAGIQPHKGEITDIFLHGQDSTRQMAFFDLKTIPEYEELFGRKPSREEREIVVQNQENTIRYCWKPYMFNRSLPHLLPRLRVPTLVIWGKDDRIIPLECGEQYQQAIRGARLEVLSQCGHNPHLEKTAQFVGLVREFLK; this is encoded by the coding sequence ATGCCAACTGAACCACAGGAACAATTTATTGACGTAGCTGGAACAAAAATTCAGTTACGAAAAGCTGGGCAAGGACAACCGTTAGTGATCTTGCACGGTGTAGAAGGCAGTCTCGACTGGCGTGCGTACCATCGTCAGCTGGCTGAACACTTCACGGTGTATGCGCCAAGCCTTCCAGGTTTCGACCAGTCACGACGCCCGGAGTGGCTGGAGAGTTTTTCTGACTTAACACGTTTTACTCTCTGGTTCTTACAAGAACTCGATTTACCAAAAGTCTCGCTGCTTGGCCATTCGATAGGCGGCTGGCTCGCAGCAGAAATGGCAGTAAGCTGCCCGCAGATTGTCGATCGCCTGGTGCTGGCTGCTGCTGCTGGTATTCAACCACACAAGGGAGAGATCACCGATATTTTTCTGCATGGACAAGATAGCACGCGCCAGATGGCGTTTTTCGATCTCAAAACGATTCCTGAGTACGAGGAATTGTTTGGGCGTAAACCGTCGCGTGAAGAACGTGAGATCGTCGTCCAGAACCAGGAGAATACGATCCGCTATTGCTGGAAACCGTATATGTTTAATCGCAGCCTCCCCCATTTGTTACCACGGCTACGGGTTCCCACGTTGGTCATCTGGGGAAAAGACGATCGCATCATTCCGCTTGAGTGCGGCGAACAGTACCAACAAGCGATTCGTGGCGCGCGACTCGAAGTGCTATCACAATGTGGACACAATCCGCATCTCGAAAAAACCGCACAGTTTGTTGGCCTTGTACGTGAATTTCTGAAATAG